One Aliiroseovarius sediminilitoris DNA window includes the following coding sequences:
- the queA gene encoding tRNA preQ1(34) S-adenosylmethionine ribosyltransferase-isomerase QueA, which translates to MKLSDFDFNLPDALIATRPVRPRTASRLLVATPDQITDAHVSDLTRWLSPGDRLVLNDTKVIPGRLFGTRTRAGQAPGEGVAKIEVTLLSPDSAGQWHVMAKPLRKLRDGDVIIFSDDLCAQFVGRDGEQAVICFNLEGAAFDAALAAAGNMPLPPYIAAKRAADAQDNEDYQTVFARHSGAVAAPTASLHFDDGLLDRIAAMGVGLTHVTLHVGAGTFLPVKVDDIAQHKMHAEWGRVSTVAAHEIEATVAAGGRIIPVGTTALRLIESAATAPGKIRPWQGDTDIFITPGFRFNITDGLMTNFHLPKSTLMMLVSALMGTDRMRAVYDHAIAHRYRFFSYGDSSLLLPNQP; encoded by the coding sequence ATGAAGCTGAGTGATTTCGATTTCAATCTTCCAGACGCGTTGATCGCGACGCGCCCTGTGCGGCCGCGCACGGCAAGCCGTTTGCTGGTGGCAACGCCGGATCAGATCACCGATGCCCATGTCAGCGATCTGACCCGTTGGCTGAGCCCCGGCGACCGGCTGGTTCTGAACGACACGAAGGTCATTCCCGGTCGGCTGTTCGGCACCCGCACACGGGCCGGGCAAGCCCCGGGTGAAGGGGTCGCCAAGATCGAGGTGACGTTGTTGTCGCCAGACAGCGCCGGACAATGGCACGTGATGGCGAAACCTCTGCGCAAGCTGCGCGACGGGGATGTCATCATCTTTTCGGATGATCTGTGCGCCCAATTCGTCGGGCGGGACGGCGAACAGGCGGTGATCTGCTTCAACCTTGAAGGCGCGGCGTTCGACGCCGCGCTCGCCGCCGCGGGGAACATGCCGCTGCCGCCCTATATCGCCGCGAAACGCGCGGCGGATGCGCAGGACAACGAAGACTATCAGACGGTGTTTGCCCGCCACTCGGGTGCGGTGGCTGCGCCGACCGCGTCGCTTCATTTCGACGATGGATTGCTTGACCGAATTGCTGCGATGGGCGTCGGGCTGACCCATGTCACGCTGCATGTGGGGGCGGGGACGTTTCTGCCCGTGAAAGTTGATGACATTGCACAGCACAAGATGCACGCGGAATGGGGCCGGGTCAGTACGGTCGCCGCGCATGAGATCGAGGCGACCGTCGCAGCCGGGGGCCGGATCATTCCGGTCGGCACCACCGCGCTGCGCCTGATCGAAAGCGCAGCGACAGCACCGGGCAAGATCCGCCCCTGGCAGGGGGACACGGACATCTTCATCACGCCCGGCTTTCGGTTCAACATCACCGATGGGCTGATGACCAATTTCCACCTGCCGAAATCAACCTTGATGATGCTGGTGTCGGCGCTGATGGGAACAGACAGGATGCGTGCGGTCTATGATCACGCCATCGCGCACCGCTATCGCTTCTTTTCTTACGGCGACAGTTCACTGCTTCTGCCCAATCAGCCATAA